In one window of Camelina sativa cultivar DH55 chromosome 15, Cs, whole genome shotgun sequence DNA:
- the LOC104744372 gene encoding uncharacterized protein LOC104744372 isoform X5: protein MSALLLVHLVCTVMRALLVQSRMSHHQMKIPMVYWRASVLSTSVLMGLMLSATLQVKRGIWLIPIMILLHLRMLRAKNILGQGKVKEKSGAKSNKDNKNNSLIESSTRSGPMVRKSGENVPSNKADESNTSAMSESESEGVDSEMLELDVKVCDTCGDAGREDLLAICSRCSDGAEHTYCMRVMLKKVPKGDWLCEECKFAEEAEKKKLETKAKRESAVNLNTQSSSKRHMDKFEAAPDSKRLAVEAPTGSPKRSVLPRSSALSRETSFKGLEKPTRKLAHHSSFNSHSSDDSESTRSPDSQLRSPKGSFFKSNSFNSSSSRPKVRTVDDVMLPRQKTGKDNSSLDLKEGFSRNVGKSMSSRCIDVGSSSCYDSKVNGTKQLKDRSIEANPSASTIDQKLISRGRSSSSYAKSPRDLKDLESDGQQGSLTKQARHLSRNRLEDIVASVGDSSTNEKCSSSEAKCKNELANVDGLLRPREVREAGEKSKDAAGNHQTLNIREDINKGNRLRAAVDAALRKKPNFGKSRGLEQSDLPSVSNVDSGCDKALRNMSSKVPVIRDWPVGFKGLPGGHPNLGTDKQTIAVNGTQSLPGADAMAASLSVVPEVHVPSIKPVMRDFPVAAPAVLSTTSAIPEPEYIWQGDLEVEKSRNLSRMHNGMQAYLSTLASPKVVEVVNQFPVILTLNEVPRLSAWPAQFQDLGAKEQHVALFFFAKDIESYEKNYKPLVDNMIQKDLALKGNLEGVELLVFASNQLPRDCQRWNMLYFLWGVFRGRNQSCSNPLKSTPLPASCVLPNMGKASSSRETFHHENPSNRESLTDRTSSRMQLCMEEENAKEGKVCSAIQNEKALSVSYKDCGADEETEEGEIGPSPHLKDEKTSGPRTVNSSDMNQKVDLDDLNKERLCDGPLNKKLKTVTGVETGCSIFRRDTFGNEFASRKSCAGPCEEEKKIINKNPDATERIVFPLVLNDDDEMIDSNPRALGSDNNNKWRKKTTPSMTTMTGVVLPSVAGTTSIEEHRSSSSQKPQDKMVNQEGDAASLSLSLSLSSIEKERQQQQQQQQQNQRSVSRWEHRKKQNVNTPM from the exons ATGTCTGCTCTGCTCCTTGTTCATCTTGTATGCACCGTAATGCGGGCTTTACTGGTTCAAAGTCGGATGAGTCATCATCAGATGAAAATTCCCATGGTGTACTGGCGAGCGAGTGTTCTTTCAACGAGCGTTCTTATGGGGTTAATGCTCTCGGCAACACTGCAAGTGAAGCGAGGAATCTGGTTAATTCCAATCATGATACTTCTTCATCTGAGAATGCTGAGA GCCAAAAACATTCTAGGTCAGGGAAAAGTCAAGGAAAAGTCAGGAGCAAAGAGTAACAAAGACAACAAGAACAATTCTTTAATTGAGAGTTCTACGCGTTCAGGACCAATGGTTAGGAAGTCGGGAGAAAATGTTCCCTCCAATAAGGCAGACGAGTCGAACACATCAGCCATgtctgagagtgagagtgaggGTGTTGATTCTGAAATGCTGGAACTTGAT GTAAAAGTATGTGATACTTGCGGAGATGCGGGTCGTGAAGATTTACTTGCTATCTGCAGCAGATGCAGTGATGGTGCAGAACACAC CTATTGCATGCGAGTAATGCTTAAAAAAGTTCCTAAGGGTGATTGGCTTTGTGAAGAATGCAAGTTTGCTGAGGAAgcagaaaagaagaagctag AAACCAAGGCAAAAAGAGAAAGTGCAGTAAATTTGAATACACAAAGCTCCAGCAAAAGGCACATGGACAAATTTGAGGCAGCTCCAGATTCTAAAAGATTGGCGGTTGAGGCTCCAACAGGGTCACCCAAGAGATCTGTTCTTCCCAGATCGTCCGCTTTATCCCGAGAAACGTCATTTAAGGGATTAGAGAAGCCAACGAGAAAGCTAGCTCATCACTCATCTTTCAACAGCCACTCCAGTGATGACTCAGAAAGCACACGATCTCCTGACTCGCAGCTACGGTCCCCTAAAG GTTCATTTTTCAAGTCCAATTCGTTTAATTCTTCGAGCTCTAGACCAAAAGTGAGAACAGTGGATGATGTTATGCTTCCCCGACAGAAGACTGGGAAAGACAATTCTTCTCTTGATTTAAAAGAAGGATTTTCTAGAAATGTAGGCAAATCAATGTCAAGTAGATGTATAGACGTAGGGAGCTCTAGTTGTTATGACTCAAAAGTTAATGGTACAAAGCAACTGAAAGATCGGAGCATAGAAGCTAACCCTTCAGCATCCACAATCGATCAGAAACTAATTTCACGTGGCCGTTCGTCCAGTTCATATGCAAAAAGTCCCCGTGATTTGAAGGATTTGGAGTCTGATGGTCAACAAGGTAGCTTGACAAAGCAAGCCAGACATCTAAGTCGAAATCGTCTAGAAGATATAGTTGCTTCTG TGGGAGATTCATCTACGAATGAAAAGTGCAGTTCAAGTGAAGCGAAATGTAAAAATGAACTGGCAAATGTAGATGGTTTACTCCGGCCTAGGGAAGTCAGAGAGGCGGGGGAGAAAAGCAAAGATGCTGCTGGTAATCACCAAACGCTAAATATTAGAGAGGATATTAATAAGGGCAATAGGTTGCGAGCAGCGGTTGATGCTGCTTTGCGTAAAAAACCCAACTTTGGCAAAAGCAGAGGGTTGGAGCAATCTGATTTGCCTTCAGTGTCTAATGTGGATTCTGGTTGTGATAAGGCTTTAAGAAATATGTCGTCAAAGGTGCCGGTCATAAGGGACTGGCCTGTGGGATTCAAAGGATTGCCAGGAGGGCATCCAAATTTAGGGACAGACAAGCAGACAATTGCAGTAAATGGAACGCAGTCACTCCCTGGTGCTGATGCAATGGCTGCTTCCCTATCTGTTGTACCCGAAGTTCATGTTCCTTCTATAAAACCTGTCATGAGAGATTTTCCTGTTGCTGCCCCAGCTGTTCTGTCGACAACCTCAGCCATCCCAGAGCCTGAGTACATTTGGCA AGGAGACTTGGAGGTCGAGAAAAGCAGAAATTTATCAAGAATGCATAACGGAATGCAAGCATACCTTTCAACCTTAGCATCACCTAAGGTTGTTGAAGTGGTGAACCAATTTCCTGTAATACTTACCTTGAATGAAGTACCCAGGCTCAGTGCATGGCCTGCACAATTTCAAGATCTAGGTGCTAAGGAACAGCATGTggctcttttcttctttgccaAGGACATTGAGAG TTATGAGAAAAATTATAAGCCCTTGGTAGACAACATGATCCAGAAAGATTTGGCCCTAAAGGGAAACCTCGAGGGTGTTGAGCTTTTGGTTTTTGCCTCCAACCAGCTTCCTCGGGATTGCCAGC GCTGGAACATGTTATATTTCCTTTGGGGTGTATTCCGAGGAAGAAATCAGAGTTGCTCTAATCCACTCAAGAGCACACCTCTTCCGGCGTCTTGTGTTTTGCCAAATATGgggaaagcttcttcttctcgtgAGACTTTTCACCATGAGAATCCAAGCAACAGAGAGTCTTTGACTGATCGCACATCGAGCAGAATGCAATTGTGCATGGAG GAAGAGAATGCGAAAGAGGGTAAAGTGTGCAGTGCCATTCAAAATGAGAAGGCATTATCTGTATCATATAAAGATTGCGGAGCGGATGAAGAAACCGAGGAAGGAGAGATAGGTCCTAGTCCACACTTGAAGGATGAGAAGACGTCAG GGCCTAGGACAGTGAATTCCTCGGATATGAACCAGAAAGTGGATTTGGATGATCTCAATAAAGAAAGGTTGTGTGACGGTCCATTGAATAAAAAGCTGAAGACAGTTACAGGAGTAGAAACTGGATGTAGCATTTTCAGGAGGGATACATTTGGCAATGAATTTGCTTCAAGAAAATCTTGTGCTGGTCCCTGCGAGGAGGAGAAAAAGATCATCAATAAGAATCCTGATGCAACGGAAAGGATTGTGTTCCCTTTAGTtctgaatgatgatgatgaaatgatAGACAGTAATCCCAGAGCACTTGGcagtgacaacaacaacaaatggaGAAAGAAAACTACACCGAGCATGACCACGATGACAGGAGTTGTATTGCCTTCCGTGGCTGGTACAACCTCCATTGAAGAACACAGAAGTAGCAGTAGTCAAAAGCCACAAGATAAGATGGTGAATCAAGAAGGTGATGCAGCATCTCTCTCGCTCTCATTGTCCTTGTCATCCATAGAAAAggaacgacaacaacaacaacaacagcaacagcagaATCAGAGATCAGTGTCTAGATGGGAACACAGGAAGAAGCAGAATGTGAATACTCCTATGTGA
- the LOC104744372 gene encoding dentin sialophosphoprotein-like isoform X4, whose protein sequence is MADRRLGYRSMSRRGRPKMQSGTCNVCSAPCSSCMHRNAGFTGSKSDESSSDENSHGVLASECSFNERSYGVNALGNTASEARNLVNSNHDTSSSENAESKEIIRSSDRSHGSLLDGSRKDQDSMKLDTCNDHKAKNILGQGKVKEKSGAKSNKDNKNNSLIESSTRSGPMVRKSGENVPSNKADESNTSAMSESESEGVDSEMLELDVKVCDTCGDAGREDLLAICSRCSDGAEHTYCMRVMLKKVPKGDWLCEECKFAEEAEKKKLETKAKRESAVNLNTQSSSKRHMDKFEAAPDSKRLAVEAPTGSPKRSVLPRSSALSRETSFKGLEKPTRKLAHHSSFNSHSSDDSESTRSPDSQLRSPKGSFFKSNSFNSSSSRPKVRTVDDVMLPRQKTGKDNSSLDLKEGFSRNVGKSMSSRCIDVGSSSCYDSKVNGTKQLKDRSIEANPSASTIDQKLISRGRSSSSYAKSPRDLKDLESDGQQGSLTKQARHLSRNRLEDIVASVGDSSTNEKCSSSEAKCKNELANVDGLLRPREVREAGEKSKDAAGNHQTLNIREDINKGNRLRAAVDAALRKKPNFGKSRGLEQSDLPSVSNVDSGCDKALRNMSSKVPVIRDWPVGFKGLPGGHPNLGTDKQTIAVNGTQSLPGADAMAASLSVVPEVHVPSIKPVMRDFPVAAPAVLSTTSAIPEPEYIWQGDLEVEKSRNLSRMHNGMQAYLSTLASPKVVEVVNQFPVILTLNEVPRLSAWPAQFQDLGAKEQHVALFFFAKDIESYEKNYKPLVDNMIQKDLALKGNLEGVELLVFASNQLPRDCQPMALPSYWNTVH, encoded by the exons atg GCTGATAGAAGACTTGGTTATCGCTCCATGAGTCGCAGAGGTCGTCCTAAAATGCAGTCTGGAACTTGTAATGTCTGCTCTGCTCCTTGTTCATCTTGTATGCACCGTAATGCGGGCTTTACTGGTTCAAAGTCGGATGAGTCATCATCAGATGAAAATTCCCATGGTGTACTGGCGAGCGAGTGTTCTTTCAACGAGCGTTCTTATGGGGTTAATGCTCTCGGCAACACTGCAAGTGAAGCGAGGAATCTGGTTAATTCCAATCATGATACTTCTTCATCTGAGAATGCTGAGAGTAAGGAAATTATAAGATCTTCTGATAGATCCCATGGCTCACTTTTAGATGGGTCTCGCAAAGATCAAGATTCCATGAAGTTGGATACATGTAATGACCATAAGGCCAAAAACATTCTAGGTCAGGGAAAAGTCAAGGAAAAGTCAGGAGCAAAGAGTAACAAAGACAACAAGAACAATTCTTTAATTGAGAGTTCTACGCGTTCAGGACCAATGGTTAGGAAGTCGGGAGAAAATGTTCCCTCCAATAAGGCAGACGAGTCGAACACATCAGCCATgtctgagagtgagagtgaggGTGTTGATTCTGAAATGCTGGAACTTGAT GTAAAAGTATGTGATACTTGCGGAGATGCGGGTCGTGAAGATTTACTTGCTATCTGCAGCAGATGCAGTGATGGTGCAGAACACAC CTATTGCATGCGAGTAATGCTTAAAAAAGTTCCTAAGGGTGATTGGCTTTGTGAAGAATGCAAGTTTGCTGAGGAAgcagaaaagaagaagctag AAACCAAGGCAAAAAGAGAAAGTGCAGTAAATTTGAATACACAAAGCTCCAGCAAAAGGCACATGGACAAATTTGAGGCAGCTCCAGATTCTAAAAGATTGGCGGTTGAGGCTCCAACAGGGTCACCCAAGAGATCTGTTCTTCCCAGATCGTCCGCTTTATCCCGAGAAACGTCATTTAAGGGATTAGAGAAGCCAACGAGAAAGCTAGCTCATCACTCATCTTTCAACAGCCACTCCAGTGATGACTCAGAAAGCACACGATCTCCTGACTCGCAGCTACGGTCCCCTAAAG GTTCATTTTTCAAGTCCAATTCGTTTAATTCTTCGAGCTCTAGACCAAAAGTGAGAACAGTGGATGATGTTATGCTTCCCCGACAGAAGACTGGGAAAGACAATTCTTCTCTTGATTTAAAAGAAGGATTTTCTAGAAATGTAGGCAAATCAATGTCAAGTAGATGTATAGACGTAGGGAGCTCTAGTTGTTATGACTCAAAAGTTAATGGTACAAAGCAACTGAAAGATCGGAGCATAGAAGCTAACCCTTCAGCATCCACAATCGATCAGAAACTAATTTCACGTGGCCGTTCGTCCAGTTCATATGCAAAAAGTCCCCGTGATTTGAAGGATTTGGAGTCTGATGGTCAACAAGGTAGCTTGACAAAGCAAGCCAGACATCTAAGTCGAAATCGTCTAGAAGATATAGTTGCTTCTG TGGGAGATTCATCTACGAATGAAAAGTGCAGTTCAAGTGAAGCGAAATGTAAAAATGAACTGGCAAATGTAGATGGTTTACTCCGGCCTAGGGAAGTCAGAGAGGCGGGGGAGAAAAGCAAAGATGCTGCTGGTAATCACCAAACGCTAAATATTAGAGAGGATATTAATAAGGGCAATAGGTTGCGAGCAGCGGTTGATGCTGCTTTGCGTAAAAAACCCAACTTTGGCAAAAGCAGAGGGTTGGAGCAATCTGATTTGCCTTCAGTGTCTAATGTGGATTCTGGTTGTGATAAGGCTTTAAGAAATATGTCGTCAAAGGTGCCGGTCATAAGGGACTGGCCTGTGGGATTCAAAGGATTGCCAGGAGGGCATCCAAATTTAGGGACAGACAAGCAGACAATTGCAGTAAATGGAACGCAGTCACTCCCTGGTGCTGATGCAATGGCTGCTTCCCTATCTGTTGTACCCGAAGTTCATGTTCCTTCTATAAAACCTGTCATGAGAGATTTTCCTGTTGCTGCCCCAGCTGTTCTGTCGACAACCTCAGCCATCCCAGAGCCTGAGTACATTTGGCA AGGAGACTTGGAGGTCGAGAAAAGCAGAAATTTATCAAGAATGCATAACGGAATGCAAGCATACCTTTCAACCTTAGCATCACCTAAGGTTGTTGAAGTGGTGAACCAATTTCCTGTAATACTTACCTTGAATGAAGTACCCAGGCTCAGTGCATGGCCTGCACAATTTCAAGATCTAGGTGCTAAGGAACAGCATGTggctcttttcttctttgccaAGGACATTGAGAG TTATGAGAAAAATTATAAGCCCTTGGTAGACAACATGATCCAGAAAGATTTGGCCCTAAAGGGAAACCTCGAGGGTGTTGAGCTTTTGGTTTTTGCCTCCAACCAGCTTCCTCGGGATTGCCAGC CTATGGCTCTTCCGTCATACTGGAACACTGTCCACTAA